The Methanofervidicoccus sp. A16 genome has a segment encoding these proteins:
- a CDS encoding serine/threonine-protein kinase: protein MLEEIREVMLELKELIKDDSYYNASKDIIRKAIREIKKDNFKRALKLLKEAKNLALKERNIVERIKNLEAKIKIHGKARNVANSIYDRIRSGDLDNAEDLIPELEKILEIENRIFMKIEDVERLISRELPGSNPKEAKELKEEALNLLKKGRFNEAEELIEKAKLAAKPTPDYLLQRAKDFALDAERSFTQDKFEESIELWRRSLEEYERAKEAARERKDEDLVRDIEFAQERIRQNIENAKIAIDNREMLKLVSKANEYVEKGNKFFSSKNYDSALESYMEAKRLFKSALDIAEKRNFERDKIREGLESVEESIEHVKLGKGEYLIDVDIEDPEAERKLYSALEYLRSLDVRDKDRVKELIQECSERIIAVKIRNAERMMEKTEELFKSGEYYDARERYREVWQYLNEVEDEAVSLKVTSKIPYIQDLRNACDRNITQIRRLLVDVGEVKPEIYKVEDVRRGIKIEVERGGGFIRDERLEKLREEYESLEYIGSGGFARVYKAKRRDDGSIVALKIPEELTREAEKVFFNELENWRKLNHRNIVRLIEPRLTPFPHMVLEYVDGGSLKEGRMDIEDACRIINDVARGIEYAHSQLVIHGDIKPQNILLKRIGRFYEAKITDFGLAVAVTKSRSIRGFTPMYSAPEQLEGKVSEKTDVYQLGLLLYVMLTGFNPFDGKTNSEIEEKVRNYIPEPPSKYNRDAEGLDDLIMRCLSKDPEKRPSVREFREGVYEFMKKRYGISLHLTKDYRTLVEKSLYLAFYHAKEGDLVSCLKELKFAEGKIRDEKLKRDCRCLIGQIDYMVREGIKGESIVEEIEKFLKLVE from the coding sequence ATGCTGGAGGAGATCAGAGAGGTGATGCTTGAATTGAAAGAATTAATAAAAGACGATAGTTACTATAATGCATCAAAAGATATTATCAGAAAGGCTATAAGGGAGATTAAAAAAGATAACTTCAAAAGAGCATTGAAATTACTGAAAGAGGCTAAAAATCTGGCTTTAAAAGAAAGGAATATCGTTGAGAGGATTAAAAATTTGGAAGCAAAGATAAAGATCCATGGAAAGGCAAGGAATGTTGCTAACAGTATCTACGATAGAATCAGAAGTGGAGATTTAGATAACGCCGAGGATCTCATCCCAGAACTTGAAAAGATATTGGAAATAGAAAATAGAATTTTTATGAAAATAGAAGATGTTGAAAGACTTATAAGTAGAGAACTCCCTGGCTCAAATCCTAAGGAGGCTAAGGAGTTGAAGGAGGAGGCACTCAATCTACTCAAAAAGGGTAGATTCAATGAGGCTGAAGAACTTATAGAGAAGGCTAAACTCGCTGCTAAACCAACTCCAGATTATCTACTCCAGAGGGCGAAGGATTTTGCCTTAGATGCTGAGAGAAGTTTCACACAGGATAAATTTGAGGAATCTATTGAACTGTGGAGGAGATCACTTGAGGAGTATGAGAGGGCTAAGGAGGCTGCAAGGGAGAGGAAAGATGAGGATCTAGTTAGGGATATAGAGTTTGCCCAGGAGAGGATAAGACAGAACATAGAGAACGCAAAGATAGCCATAGATAACAGGGAGATGCTCAAACTTGTTTCCAAGGCAAACGAGTACGTTGAGAAGGGTAATAAGTTTTTCTCATCTAAGAACTACGACAGTGCATTGGAGAGTTATATGGAGGCTAAGAGGTTATTCAAATCTGCACTTGATATCGCTGAAAAGAGGAATTTTGAAAGGGATAAGATAAGGGAGGGGCTGGAAAGTGTGGAGGAGAGTATTGAACATGTGAAACTTGGTAAAGGGGAGTATCTTATAGATGTAGATATCGAGGATCCTGAGGCTGAGAGGAAACTCTACTCTGCACTGGAGTATTTAAGATCCCTGGATGTTAGAGATAAAGATAGGGTTAAAGAGTTGATACAGGAGTGCTCCGAGAGAATAATCGCTGTGAAGATAAGAAATGCCGAGAGGATGATGGAGAAGACAGAAGAGTTGTTCAAGTCAGGTGAGTACTACGATGCAAGGGAGAGGTATAGGGAGGTATGGCAGTATTTAAACGAGGTTGAAGATGAGGCTGTGTCTCTAAAGGTAACCTCTAAGATACCCTATATCCAGGATCTGAGAAATGCCTGTGATAGGAACATAACACAGATAAGGAGGTTACTTGTGGATGTTGGAGAGGTGAAACCTGAGATATATAAAGTTGAGGATGTTAGGAGGGGTATTAAGATTGAAGTTGAGAGAGGGGGTGGTTTCATAAGGGATGAGCGCCTTGAGAAACTTAGGGAGGAGTACGAGTCCCTCGAGTATATCGGTTCTGGTGGTTTTGCCAGGGTTTATAAGGCTAAGAGGAGGGATGATGGAAGTATAGTTGCATTGAAGATACCTGAGGAACTTACAAGGGAGGCTGAGAAGGTATTCTTCAACGAACTTGAAAATTGGAGAAAACTTAACCACAGGAATATCGTCAGGTTGATAGAGCCAAGGTTGACTCCATTCCCTCATATGGTCTTGGAGTACGTTGATGGAGGGAGTCTCAAGGAGGGGAGGATGGATATCGAGGATGCATGTAGGATCATAAACGACGTTGCCAGGGGTATTGAATACGCCCACTCCCAACTTGTTATACATGGAGATATAAAACCACAGAATATTCTACTTAAGAGGATCGGGAGGTTCTACGAGGCTAAGATAACAGACTTTGGGTTGGCAGTTGCAGTTACGAAGTCCAGGAGTATTAGAGGATTTACACCGATGTACTCCGCTCCAGAACAACTGGAAGGGAAGGTAAGTGAAAAAACAGATGTATATCAACTGGGACTCCTCCTTTACGTCATGCTAACAGGGTTTAACCCATTTGATGGGAAAACTAACTCCGAGATAGAGGAGAAGGTAAGAAATTATATACCAGAACCTCCCTCAAAGTACAACAGGGATGCAGAGGGGCTGGACGATTTAATTATGAGATGTCTCTCCAAGGATCCTGAGAAGAGGCCAAGTGTAAGGGAGTTCAGGGAGGGGGTTTATGAGTTTATGAAGAAGAGGTACGGTATCAGTCTGCACCTGACGAAGGATTACAGAACGTTAGTTGAGAAGTCCCTGTACTTAGCCTTCTACCATGCAAAGGAGGGGGATTTAGTGTCCTGTTTGAAGGAGTTGAAGTTTGCGGAAGGTAAGATAAGGGATGAGAAACTTAAGAGGGATTGTAGGTGTTTAATAGGACAGATCGATTATATGGTAAGGGAGGGAATTAAAGGAGAATCTATAGTTGAAGAAATTGAGAAATTTTTGAAGTTGGTAGAGTGA
- a CDS encoding thioredoxin family protein, with translation MKTYLLLILLSITTILSGCIDFGNSEYNEVLIKDLNLEGKTAIVVFHADWCKYCKDLEPTLNQLEKEGVEVIRIDVDERRELAEKLGIRGLPTVIYVKDGVVVGRTIGYDPEGIVNKARELYQ, from the coding sequence ATGAAGACATATCTACTTTTAATATTACTATCCATCACAACAATACTTTCAGGTTGTATAGATTTTGGAAATAGTGAATACAATGAAGTATTAATAAAGGATCTAAATCTTGAAGGAAAAACTGCAATAGTGGTATTTCACGCTGACTGGTGCAAATACTGTAAGGATCTTGAACCTACACTGAACCAGTTGGAGAAGGAGGGTGTAGAGGTTATAAGGATAGACGTTGATGAACGTCGAGAGTTGGCAGAAAAATTGGGAATTAGAGGGCTACCTACTGTTATCTACGTCAAGGACGGTGTTGTAGTTGGAAGAACTATCGGCTACGATCCAGAGGGAATAGTAA